The proteins below are encoded in one region of Labeo rohita strain BAU-BD-2019 chromosome 15, IGBB_LRoh.1.0, whole genome shotgun sequence:
- the LOC127177775 gene encoding olfactory receptor 52J3-like: MYPNGSVLSLVLTLHSLELPETSIYPAFVFGLATYLFILLCNVTIVVTICLNRNLHKPMYILLLNMPINDAMGATILFSQLLYSIWSQDTSISYPACMLQGFIVHVYGGASYVILTAMAFDRYIAICFPLRYGAIMNTNNLVKIITGMWLFNFTVKFVLFSLFLNYKICQTHMTDLICYNPSIMKLMCDDTRVNNIYGLFTLVLYHILAFSVVVFTYIHILITCITNKQSDAKNKALQTCGTHLVIFLFLEFNTLFPLVAHRSESVPAYIRRMFSITVFVFPPLVNPLVYGFKTKEIRQKILTCFRSKINSV; encoded by the coding sequence ATGTATCCAAATGGATCTGTCCTCTCACTGGTCCTGACTTTGCACTCTTTGGAACTGCCTGAGACGAGCATTTATCCTGCATTTGTATTTGGATTAGCAACATACTTGTTTATCTTACTCTGCAATGTTACAATTGTTGTCACTATTTGCTTGAACAGGAATCTTCACAAACCAATGTACATACTGTTGCTTAACATGCCTATCAATGATGCAATGGGTGCAACAATCCTTTTTTCTCAGCTGCTGTATAGTATATGGTCTCAGGACACATCAATATCCTACCCTGCATGTATGCTTCAAGGCTTTATAGTACATGTATATGGTGGTGCATCGTATGTTATTCTTACTGCTATGGCCTTTGACAGGTATATCGCTATCTGCTTCCCACTGAGATATGGAGCCATTATGAATACCAATAACTTGGTGAAAATCATAACTGGGATGTggctttttaattttactgtcaaatttgttcttttctctctttttctgaaTTACAAAATTTGCCAGACACACATGACAGATCTCATCTGCTATAATCCATCGATAATGAAACTCATGTGTGACGACACAAGAGTGAACAATATCTATGGATTGTTTACGCTGGTTTTGTATCACATCCTTGCATTTTCTGTTGTGgtatttacatatattcatatattaatcACCTGTATTACTAATAAGCAGTCTGATGCAAAGAATAAGGCACTTCAGACATGTGGCACTCATTTGGTCATCTTTCTTTTCTTGGAGTTCAACACTCTTTTTCCTCTAGTTGCACATCGATCTGAAAGTGTTCCAGCTTACATACGCAGGATGTTTTCCATAACAGTTTTTGTGTTTCCTCCCCTTGTAAATCCACTTGTTTATGGTTTTAAAACTAAAGAGATCAGACAGAAAATTCTCACCTGTTTCAGGAGTAAGATAAATAGTGTCTGA
- the LOC127176724 gene encoding olfactory receptor 52J3-like, translating to MYPNGSVLSLVLTLHSLELPETSIYPAFLFGLTTYLFILLCNVTIVVTICLNRNLHKPMYILLLNMPINDTMGATNLFSQLLYSIWSQDTSISYPACMLQGFIVHLYGSASYVILTAMAFDRYIAICSPLRYGAIMNTNNLVKIITGMWLFNFTVIIVLFSLFLNYKICQTHMTDLICYNPSIMKLMCEDTRVNNIYGLFTLVLYHVLAFSVVVFTYIHILITCITNKQSDAKNKALQTCGTHLVIFLFLEFNTLFPLVAHRSESVPAYIRRMFSITFFVFPPLVNPLVYGFKTKEIRQKILTCFRSKIHSV from the coding sequence ATGTATCCAAATGGATCTGTCCTCTCACTGGTCCTGACTTTGCACTCTTTGGAACTGCCTGAGACGAGCATTTATCCTGCATTTTTATTTGGGTTAACAACATACTTGTTTATCTTACTCTGCAATGTTACAATTGTTGTCACTATTTGCTTGAACAGGAATCTTCACAAACCAATGTACATACTGTTGCTTAACATGCCTATCAATGACACAATGGGTGCAACAAACCTTTTTTCTCAGCTGCTGTATAGTATATGGTCTCAGGACACATCAATATCGTACCCTGCATGTATGCTTCAAGGGTTTATAGTACATTTGTATGGTAGTGCATCGTATGTTATTCTTACTGCTATGGCCTTTGACAGGTATATCGCTATCTGCTCCCCACTGAGGTATGGAGCCATTATGAATACCAATAACTTGGTGAAAATCATAACTGGGATGTggctttttaattttactgtaataattgttcttttctctctttttctgaaTTACAAAATTTGCCAGACGCACATGACAGATCTCATCTGCTATAATCCATCGATAATGAAACTCATGTGTGAAGACACAAGAGTGAACAATATCTATGGATTGTTTACGCTGGTTTTGTATCACGTCCTTGCATTTTCTGTTGTGgtatttacatatattcatatattaatcACCTGTATTACTAATAAGCAGTCTGATGCAAAGAATAAGGCACTTCAGACATGTGGCACTCATTTGGTCATCTTTCTTTTCTTGGAGTTCAATACTCTTTTTCCTCTAGTTGCACATCGATCTGAAAGTGTTCCAGCTTACATACGCAGGATGTTTTCCATAACGTTTTTTGTGTTTCCTCCCCTTGTAAATCCACTTGTTTATGGTTTTAAAACTAAAGAGATCAGACAGAAAATTCTCACCTGTTTCAGGAGTAAGATACACAGTGTCTGA